A section of the Paralichthys olivaceus isolate ysfri-2021 chromosome 14, ASM2471397v2, whole genome shotgun sequence genome encodes:
- the chrm3a gene encoding muscarinic acetylcholine receptor M3 isoform X1, giving the protein MRICQDIKMSSNSTDPGLFLSANTSPPTAGGYPQSNALHQGGTGGVPWFFSHVNTLDDNSSSTSKLLNLTTETPNGNRTVILDPLGGHPVWQVVLIVLLTGMLSLITVIGNILVVVSFKVNRQLKTVNNYFLLSLAVADLIIGVISMNLYTAYLVMGYWAMGNWACDLWLAIDYVASNASVMNLLVISFDRYFSITRPLTYRAKRTTKRAGIMIGLAWVVSLVLWAPAILLWQYFEGKRTVPTDQCYIQFLSEPTITFCTAMAAFYLPVTIMSVLYWRIYQETQHRSKELAGLQGSGGRGGIAGRGVNGGGDRTRFVHQTGSSRSCNSYELTRLSKRRSTCRELVGRFHCWPGVRSWRPGSTRQGDGDPDQSSSDSWNNNDAAVSLDHSGSSEDEDCGGKEMISQSHAIFSIVLSLPGIKAAVNSQLTSCEELDAASEEDPLRGAEYSRDSLSTVATNTTATTTPDGEISSDNSYHQHFCSRKIQSMPIIQATSNQGSLDDPPTSANTATDRTTTSTTTKSPPVPLSFKEAALAKRFAARARTQITKRKRMSLVKEKKAAQTLSAILFAFIITWTPYNIMVLINAFCKVCIPETLWAVGYWLCYVNSTVNPMCYALCNKTFRTTFKMILLCRWDQKKRRKQQFQQKHSVVFHRRIPREST; this is encoded by the coding sequence aaTATGCCAGGACATAAAAATGAGCTCCAACAGCACAGACCCTGGTCTCTTCCTGAGTGCCAACACCTCACCACCAACAGCCGGAGGCTACCCACAATCCAATGCTCTACACCAAGGAGGAACTGGAGGGGTTCCCTGGTTTTTTTCCCATGTGAATACATTGGATGATAATTCTTCTTCCACCAGCAAACTTTTAAACCTCACAACAGAAACCCCAAATGGAAACAGAACTGTGATCCTCGATCCCTTGGGTGGCCACCCTGTGTGGCAGGTTGTCCTGATTGTCTTGCTGACGGGAATGCTGTCTCTCATCACCGTCATTGGCAACATTCTGGTAGTGGTATCCTTCAAGGTTAATCGCCAGCTTAAGACAGTCAATAACTACTTCCTTCTGAGCTTGGCCGTGGCAGACCTCATCATAGGTGTCATCTCCATGAACCTCTACACAGCTTATCTTGTGATGGGCTATTGGGCCATGGGCAACTGGGCCTGTGACCTATGGCTGGCCATTGACTATGTAGCCAGCAATGCATCAGTTATGAACCTACTGGTCATCAGCTTTGATCGCTACTTTTCAATCACCAGGCCTTTGACTTACCGGGCCAAACGTACCACAAAGCGAGCTGGTATCATGATCGGCCTTGCCTGGGTTGTTTCACTTGTTCTGTGGGCCCCTGCCATCCTGCTATGGCAGTATTTTGAGGGTAAAAGGACAGTACCCACAGATCAATGTTACATTCAGTTCCTCTCAGAGCCCACTATAACCTTCTGCACAGCCATGGCTGCTTTCTATCTGCCTGTGACGATAATGAGTGTTCTCTACTGGCGTATTTACCAGGAGACCCAGCACCGTTCAAAAGAGTTAGCTGGATTACAGGGTTCAGGGGGTCGTGGTGGGATAGCAGGAAGAGGTGTAAATGGTGGGGGTGACAGAACCCGCTTTGTCCATCAGACAGGAAGTTCTAGAAGTTGCAACAGCTACGAGCTAACCAGGTTGTCCAAGAGGAGGAGCACATGTCGGGAGCTGGTTGGCCGCTTCCACTGCTGGCCCGGGGTTCGTTCTTGGAGACCTGGTAGTACACGGCAAGGTGATGGTGATCCAGACCAGAGTAGCAGtgacagctggaacaacaatGATGCTGCAGTCTCGTTGGACCACTCTGGGTCTTCAGAGGATGAGGACTGTGGGGGCAAAGAGATGATTTCCCAGAGTCATGCCATTTTCTCCATTGTTCTCAGCCTGCCTGGTATAAAGGCAGCCGTCAACTCCCAGCTCACCTCATGTGAGGAACTGGACGCAGCCTCAGAGGAGGATCCACTAAGAGGAGCAGAGTATAGCCGAGACAGTCTCTCAACAGTCGCCACCAACACCACTGCCACCACTACTCCTGATGGAGAAATCAGTTCAGACAACAGCTACCACCAACACTTCTGCTCACGCAAGATTCAGTCAATGCCCATCATCCAGGCTACATCTAACCAAGGCTCTCTGGACGATCCTCCAACATCTGCCAACACTGCCACAGACAGGACTACCACCAGCACAACCACCAAATCCCCCCCCGTCCCATTGTCCTTTAAAGAGGCTGCTCTTGCAAAGCGTTTTGCCGCCCGAGCTCGGACTCAGATCACCAAGAGGAAGCGCATGTCGTtagtgaaggagaagaaggcaGCTCAAACTCTCAGCGCCATCCTCTTTGCTTTCATCATCACATGGACCCCTTACAACATCATGGTGCTGATCAATGCCTTCTGCAAAGTTTGCATCCCAGAGACCCTGTGGGCGGTCGGGTACTGGCTCTGCTACGTCAACAGCACTGTCAACCCCATGTGCTACGCCTTGTGCAACAAGACTTTCCGCACAACCTTTAAGATGATTCTGTTGTGTCGCTGGGAccagaagaaaaggaggaagcagcagtttCAGCAGAAGCATTCAGTGGTCTTCCACAGGAGGATTCCAAGGGAGTCTACGTAA
- the chrm3a gene encoding muscarinic acetylcholine receptor M3 isoform X2, with product MSSNSTDPGLFLSANTSPPTAGGYPQSNALHQGGTGGVPWFFSHVNTLDDNSSSTSKLLNLTTETPNGNRTVILDPLGGHPVWQVVLIVLLTGMLSLITVIGNILVVVSFKVNRQLKTVNNYFLLSLAVADLIIGVISMNLYTAYLVMGYWAMGNWACDLWLAIDYVASNASVMNLLVISFDRYFSITRPLTYRAKRTTKRAGIMIGLAWVVSLVLWAPAILLWQYFEGKRTVPTDQCYIQFLSEPTITFCTAMAAFYLPVTIMSVLYWRIYQETQHRSKELAGLQGSGGRGGIAGRGVNGGGDRTRFVHQTGSSRSCNSYELTRLSKRRSTCRELVGRFHCWPGVRSWRPGSTRQGDGDPDQSSSDSWNNNDAAVSLDHSGSSEDEDCGGKEMISQSHAIFSIVLSLPGIKAAVNSQLTSCEELDAASEEDPLRGAEYSRDSLSTVATNTTATTTPDGEISSDNSYHQHFCSRKIQSMPIIQATSNQGSLDDPPTSANTATDRTTTSTTTKSPPVPLSFKEAALAKRFAARARTQITKRKRMSLVKEKKAAQTLSAILFAFIITWTPYNIMVLINAFCKVCIPETLWAVGYWLCYVNSTVNPMCYALCNKTFRTTFKMILLCRWDQKKRRKQQFQQKHSVVFHRRIPREST from the coding sequence ATGAGCTCCAACAGCACAGACCCTGGTCTCTTCCTGAGTGCCAACACCTCACCACCAACAGCCGGAGGCTACCCACAATCCAATGCTCTACACCAAGGAGGAACTGGAGGGGTTCCCTGGTTTTTTTCCCATGTGAATACATTGGATGATAATTCTTCTTCCACCAGCAAACTTTTAAACCTCACAACAGAAACCCCAAATGGAAACAGAACTGTGATCCTCGATCCCTTGGGTGGCCACCCTGTGTGGCAGGTTGTCCTGATTGTCTTGCTGACGGGAATGCTGTCTCTCATCACCGTCATTGGCAACATTCTGGTAGTGGTATCCTTCAAGGTTAATCGCCAGCTTAAGACAGTCAATAACTACTTCCTTCTGAGCTTGGCCGTGGCAGACCTCATCATAGGTGTCATCTCCATGAACCTCTACACAGCTTATCTTGTGATGGGCTATTGGGCCATGGGCAACTGGGCCTGTGACCTATGGCTGGCCATTGACTATGTAGCCAGCAATGCATCAGTTATGAACCTACTGGTCATCAGCTTTGATCGCTACTTTTCAATCACCAGGCCTTTGACTTACCGGGCCAAACGTACCACAAAGCGAGCTGGTATCATGATCGGCCTTGCCTGGGTTGTTTCACTTGTTCTGTGGGCCCCTGCCATCCTGCTATGGCAGTATTTTGAGGGTAAAAGGACAGTACCCACAGATCAATGTTACATTCAGTTCCTCTCAGAGCCCACTATAACCTTCTGCACAGCCATGGCTGCTTTCTATCTGCCTGTGACGATAATGAGTGTTCTCTACTGGCGTATTTACCAGGAGACCCAGCACCGTTCAAAAGAGTTAGCTGGATTACAGGGTTCAGGGGGTCGTGGTGGGATAGCAGGAAGAGGTGTAAATGGTGGGGGTGACAGAACCCGCTTTGTCCATCAGACAGGAAGTTCTAGAAGTTGCAACAGCTACGAGCTAACCAGGTTGTCCAAGAGGAGGAGCACATGTCGGGAGCTGGTTGGCCGCTTCCACTGCTGGCCCGGGGTTCGTTCTTGGAGACCTGGTAGTACACGGCAAGGTGATGGTGATCCAGACCAGAGTAGCAGtgacagctggaacaacaatGATGCTGCAGTCTCGTTGGACCACTCTGGGTCTTCAGAGGATGAGGACTGTGGGGGCAAAGAGATGATTTCCCAGAGTCATGCCATTTTCTCCATTGTTCTCAGCCTGCCTGGTATAAAGGCAGCCGTCAACTCCCAGCTCACCTCATGTGAGGAACTGGACGCAGCCTCAGAGGAGGATCCACTAAGAGGAGCAGAGTATAGCCGAGACAGTCTCTCAACAGTCGCCACCAACACCACTGCCACCACTACTCCTGATGGAGAAATCAGTTCAGACAACAGCTACCACCAACACTTCTGCTCACGCAAGATTCAGTCAATGCCCATCATCCAGGCTACATCTAACCAAGGCTCTCTGGACGATCCTCCAACATCTGCCAACACTGCCACAGACAGGACTACCACCAGCACAACCACCAAATCCCCCCCCGTCCCATTGTCCTTTAAAGAGGCTGCTCTTGCAAAGCGTTTTGCCGCCCGAGCTCGGACTCAGATCACCAAGAGGAAGCGCATGTCGTtagtgaaggagaagaaggcaGCTCAAACTCTCAGCGCCATCCTCTTTGCTTTCATCATCACATGGACCCCTTACAACATCATGGTGCTGATCAATGCCTTCTGCAAAGTTTGCATCCCAGAGACCCTGTGGGCGGTCGGGTACTGGCTCTGCTACGTCAACAGCACTGTCAACCCCATGTGCTACGCCTTGTGCAACAAGACTTTCCGCACAACCTTTAAGATGATTCTGTTGTGTCGCTGGGAccagaagaaaaggaggaagcagcagtttCAGCAGAAGCATTCAGTGGTCTTCCACAGGAGGATTCCAAGGGAGTCTACGTAA